The nucleotide sequence GGAACCCCTCTTATCCCATCGGTGCCGAATATCCTCTCCATTCTCGGTTAAAGCCCCCTTATTGCTTTGATATCGTTACCTTTACCTCTTTAGGTATTATGGATATTATCCTAAGGTTTCCCTTCTTCCCCGATATTATATCCACCTTAGGGGAAACCATATACCCCATTGCGAGAGGAACAAGCCCTTTTCCATAAACCACCGCCCTAAAGTCGGACGGTCTAAGCCGCTCCAGAAGGGAGGAAGGTCCCTCCACCACCACCGCTATCTTCTCCGGCTGGAAGCTCGCCCGATAGGAGCTTCGCACAAGCTTAACGGGGATACCTTCTATCCTTCGTCGTTCTATCCTCTCTCCGATCTCCACCGACACCTCGGCATAACGATCCCCGAGCAACCGTACCCTTGGGTTGGGAACCACCAATCTGACCCGCTCACGGAAGGAGCTCGCCCGCTCCGCTACCGAGACCGGGGTGGTCAAAACCTGATCAAGCGAGGCAACTTCGCTTCTCGCCCCTTCGACTATCACCTGCTCCGGGGATACGGATACCCTTCGCACCGCAAAACCTGATTTCGGTGTTCCCACCACCGAGGGCACCACTGGGAGCTTCCTCGCCATCTTCTTCTCTATGGTAAGCTTTATCTGTGATGGAGAAACCTTAACCACATTAGCCCCCCCAGGAAGATGGACGAGATCGGCGGTTATGGGTATTATCTGCTCTCCTTCCGTCACCTTGGAAAGATCTACGATGACATTTATCTGGGCTTCGCTCAACCGGCTGAGGATCACATCGGGCGCCTGCACCCTAACATCGACCGTATCGGGGTATTCCCCAGCAATAGCCAACTTGCCGGGAAGACCTGCGAGTTGAAGGGGTACCCGAAAATCCATAACACCGCGATTGCCACCACTCACGATGAACCAGAGGAAGATGGCGATAAAGAGAGAGATGAGTTTCAAAGAAAGATTGGCAAAGGGATTAAACCTCATCTCTCTTCCTCCCTTTTCTCCCCCCTCTTGAGGAGCCAGCCGAAGAAACCTCGCCCTACGGGCTTCTTCTTCTCTACCTCGAAGATGGTGTAAAGATCGCGCTTCAAAGCTACCGGTGAAAGCCTCCTCCTTATCTTGCCCTTATAGGCGTATGAGATCTCCCCCCTCTCCTCGGACACAACGAGACAAACCGCATCCGTTTCCTCGGAAAGGCCTATCGCCGCCCGATGCCTTGTGCCCAAACGCCGGCTGAGATAGGGATTGGAGGTGAGGGGAAGAAAGCAGGAGGCAGAGGCTATCTTGTTCCCCTGGATGATCACCGCTCCATCATGGATGGGGGACTTCGGCTGGAAGATGGAGACGATGAGGTCATAACTCACCAAAGCATCGAGCCTTATCCCCCCTTCGATGTAGCTCCTTAGCCCGATGTTCCTCTCAAAGGCGATGATCGCTCCGATCTTGCTCCCAGCAAGGGTGGTGGTAGCCAGCACCACCTCATCTATCACATCCTCCATCCCCTTAAGATGCGAGCGCGGGTGGGCAAAGGGATTCCTCCCGAAGATAGCCAGCCCTCTTCTTATCTCCGCCTGGAAAAGGACGATGATGGCGATCACCAGGTAGCTTAGGAAATTGCTCAGAAGCCAGTTGAGCGTCCTCAAATTGAGCGCCTGAGAGAAGTAGTAGGCGACGATGATGAAGGCGATGCCAAGGGCGATCTGGACTGCCCGGGTACCCCGAATGAGGAGCAGTATCTCATAGATAAGAAAGGCGACAAGAAAGATATCGATGAGGTCACCTATGGTAAACTGAGATATGGAAAGAAAACTGGAAAAAAATCCCATCTACATCCTCGCTTCCCTTATCTTCTCCGCTATGGTGATCACCCTCTTCATCGCCGCCACATCGTGAACCCGGATGATATCGCCCCGATTGAGCACGATAGCGGCAACCGCCCCCGCCGTCCCCTCGAGCCTTTCTTCTGGCGGAAGATCAAGCACCTTCCCGATAAACGACTTCCTCGAAGGACCGACAAGCACCGGGCGCCCCAAGGACCTAAACGCCTGCAACATCTCTATTATAAGGTAATTATCCTCAACATTCTTGGCAAAACCGATACCGGGATCGATCACCACCTGCTCTTCGGAAACTCCTGCCTCCTCCACCTCCTTCATCTTATCCTCAAAAAAGGAGACTATATCGCCGATGAGATCCCGATATGGTGGGCGTTTATGTCTTCTCTCCGGAGGATTCGGCATATGCATTATGATCAAACCCGCTTTATACTCCCTAATCAGAGGGAGAAGCTTCTCCCCTTGGTAGAGCCCTCCAACATCGTTCACAATATCCGCTCCCACAGCAAGCGCCTCTTTCGCCACCTCCGGCTTATAGGTATCTATGGATATCAAAGCCTCTGTTTTCTCCCTTAGCTTGGTTATCACCGGAAGCACTCGGGAAAGCTCCTCGGAGACGGAGACGAGCTCCGCTCCGGGACGGGAGGATTCCCCGCCGATATCGATCATCTCCGCTCCGGAATCGATCATCATCAAAGCGCGGTCAACCGCCTTCTCTGGGTCTTTATAAATGCCATCGCCAGAAAAGGAATCCGGGGTGATGTTGATCACCCCCATAATAACGGTGCGCGAGCCAAGAGTAAGCTCCTTCCCCCTCGCCTTGAAAGGGATCTCCCTTCTTCCGAAACTGGCGATCATAGAAGAGAGCCTCTCACCCACTCTGGCAAGTCCAAACGGCTGGCGTTTGAGCTTCTCTATAAGCAATCGATACTGACGCAGGGTCCCCGAAAGGAGGACATCGGTCTTACCCTCCCTAAGCTCAAAAGCGGACCGGGAGATGGCAGCTTCCCCCCCTAAGGAAAGCATCTCCTGCTTAAGTATATTCCCTGCTCGAAAATCGAGACCGAGAAGTTTAATGGGGAGATGAAGGAATTTAGACGCCATTATCTCTATCCCGGTAGGATCAACGCCTATCTTCACAAGTTCTCTTTCAGCCTGGTGGATATTGAACAGGGGTAGAAAATAAGAGCAAACCCCCATTTTACTTCCTCCAAGTTTCTCGGAAACCGAGGCAAAAATGAAAAAGAAACGAAGGGCAAAAACT is from Acidobacteriota bacterium and encodes:
- the cdaA gene encoding diadenylate cyclase CdaA translates to MGFFSSFLSISQFTIGDLIDIFLVAFLIYEILLLIRGTRAVQIALGIAFIIVAYYFSQALNLRTLNWLLSNFLSYLVIAIIVLFQAEIRRGLAIFGRNPFAHPRSHLKGMEDVIDEVVLATTTLAGSKIGAIIAFERNIGLRSYIEGGIRLDALVSYDLIVSIFQPKSPIHDGAVIIQGNKIASASCFLPLTSNPYLSRRLGTRHRAAIGLSEETDAVCLVVSEERGEISYAYKGKIRRRLSPVALKRDLYTIFEVEKKKPVGRGFFGWLLKRGEKREEER
- the folP gene encoding dihydropteroate synthase — its product is MGVCSYFLPLFNIHQAERELVKIGVDPTGIEIMASKFLHLPIKLLGLDFRAGNILKQEMLSLGGEAAISRSAFELREGKTDVLLSGTLRQYRLLIEKLKRQPFGLARVGERLSSMIASFGRREIPFKARGKELTLGSRTVIMGVINITPDSFSGDGIYKDPEKAVDRALMMIDSGAEMIDIGGESSRPGAELVSVSEELSRVLPVITKLREKTEALISIDTYKPEVAKEALAVGADIVNDVGGLYQGEKLLPLIREYKAGLIIMHMPNPPERRHKRPPYRDLIGDIVSFFEDKMKEVEEAGVSEEQVVIDPGIGFAKNVEDNYLIIEMLQAFRSLGRPVLVGPSRKSFIGKVLDLPPEERLEGTAGAVAAIVLNRGDIIRVHDVAAMKRVITIAEKIREARM